ACATGGATCTCCTGGCGTCCTGTTTCCACAAAAAGATGTCAGGATTTGTGGAAAGAGCAACAGATCCCTGGCAGATGCAACAGATGCTTTGTGGACACTGTGGAACCATAATTAAATCTTTTCCACCTTTTTCCACTCGGGCTTCTCCCTCCCTATGCTGCACAGGAGAAGGGCCATAGGGATCCTGGTCCTTCTGGTGGCTAAAGATTGGCCTCAGTGACCCTGGTCACTAATGCACCCTGGCAGATCTTCCTTCCCATGGCCCAATCTACCACCCTGTTTGGCATCTCTGGCTTGATGTTCTGGCTATGATAGCCAGGTTTTGAGAGACAGGGGTGGTTGGGCTCCATTTATTCCTCCCTTTTTGGGGGTGCATACATCCACCTCTCTGAGAATTTGCCACCGTACTTGGAAGGCTTACTTTCATAGTGCTTTTGCAGTCTCAGAATTTTTGGCCTATTTCTAATGGAGTGTTGATCAAGAGCTTGCCTATGTACTATTAGGTCCAGAGTTCTGCCCTTGCGGTTTCCTCCAACTTCACCCTTACTGCATAGTCCTTGATCGTACCTTTATTCAAGGGGTTTGATATGTAGCTCTAGAGCCATTTCCGTTGCTGCTGTGGAACCTTCACCTCCTTCTGTCAGTGTTTCTGAAGCCCCTCTTCAAGCCTGTTATGGATTTTCCCTTTGTGACTCTCTCCCAGGTGGTAGCTTTTTAGTTGCCATCTCTTTACACACGTGTTGGAGCTGGTCCTGTAGGTTTTCCTATTTGCTTTTACACAGTGGTGAGATTGTTCTCCGTCTGCGTCCCTCCTTTCTTCTGTAGGTGGTATCTGATTTTCAACTGATTACTTTGAGCACTTTGTCTGAGTACATTGTCCTTCATGCCCTGTGTCTGAGCCCTTTGCATTCCTCAGGTGGTTCAGGCTATTTGTGTGCATCTGTTTGCTATGGCCTCTTTCGGAGGTCGGAGTCTTTTTTTGTGATTACAGACGGCCCAAATTAAGGCGACTTACTCTGCCTTACTCCATGATGGATCAGGTAGACAACTATGCAATTAAGGGTCAGGATTCTCCCTTTCCACTTAAGGCGCACTCCACCAGGGTAATTGGTGCCTTTCGGCATCAGGCGGCTTTGTCAAGTTTGCTAGGCTGCTACCTGATCGTCTGTGCACACCTTACTTAGTTTCACAAATTAAGGTTTTTGGTTCCTCTTCTGGGGAGTGTTGGGTGAGTTTGCATGTCTTTCTCTGGTTGCCCACCTCTCAGTGAGGCACAGCTTTGGGATGTACCTACTATCGAGAATAAGTAAAAGCTGTGTCCATCAATTAGCATaacagaaaacttttttttttttttaatacttaccATAAAATAAATTTCtttgacagacacagcacccacccctcgcATATGGTTCCTTGTACTGATTGTGACAAACTGAGCTGcctatagcgggggggggggggggattgactacttgttctttcttttttttgcctaGTGCCCCACTCCTGAATGTGGTactataaccctacagtcaagcataagGAAGTGTCTGTCAGTGAactcagagaaagggattttacggggagtaacaaaaaaactttttttttttttgtcagcagtcacagatAGAAAATGACCATTCCCATTTCAAGATACTCAATCCCTCATAAATACTAGCTTAGTTTTATGAAGTTCTGAAAGGCTCATATAGGCAGTTCAATAACTGTCCCTGCTGTGAAGAAAAACTTTTGTTTAGAGATTATATGTGGGTTAATTGAGGTCTTAGCAACCGTTTTGGGAGCGTGCACTCGAGCGTATGATTGTATGGAGTGTCTAGTAGGCCTAGGAAAGGGGGTTCCTTTAAAGAGAGCCCACTGTCTTGGCTTGGTGTATAGAGACATTAGCCACTTACTAAATTCTGTCAAAGGTATGTAAAAGGGCAATGCATGCATCTTATTTGAATGGTTCTAATAGTACCTGTTGACAGAGTCCTTTATGGCACTGGTTCACCAAAATGTTGAATTTTTATTGAGTGGTGGAGAAAAGGAGCGGTTAGTGTTCTTGGTGTGTGCAATATATGAGGTGGGAAGGTTGGCAAATCCAACAAAGGGGGTGAAACGAGGTGAACGATGACGACTTTCTTTCCCAACACCCTTGCGACAATGATCTGCTATCGGAGCCCCAAGAATTCCCAAGAGGGAACATATTACATTCTGCACACAATACAGCTCTCATTGCCTGTTGCTAATCCCAAGCACAAGTGGGGCTATGGGAAATGCTGAATATTACACTGGAGTTTTTAAGAGTTATGGCCACTGGGGAGTGTTAAACATGTTAGATTCACAGCTATACACGGCTAAAGTTATAGAAGTCTTCCTGTACAAATTAGAAAAAGCTATGCTCCACAgtttgttctttaaccacttaagacccggaccaaaatgcagctaaaggaccttgcccctttttgcgattcggcactgcgtcgctttaactgacaattgcgcggtcgtgcgacgtggctcccaaacaaaattggcgtcctttttttcccacaaatagagctttctttttgtggtatttgatcacctctgcggtttttattttttgcgctataaacaaaaatagagtgacaattttgaaaaaaatgcaatattttttacttgttgctgtaataaatatcccccaaaaatatataaaaaatgttttttttgttttactcagtttaggccgatacgtattcttctacctatttttggtaaaaaaaatcacaataagcatttatcggttggtttgcgcaaaatttatagcgtttacaaaataggggatagttttattgcatttttataatttttttttttttttttactactaaatatcagcgatttttttcgtgactgcgactacTAAatatcatcgattttttttcgtgactgcgacattatggcggacacttcggacaattttgacacatttttgggaccattgtcattttcacagcaaaaaatgcatttaaagcgggggttcactcaaaaataatgttttaacattacattcagccgagttgtcagattgacaatcggctgtttttttttaaattttatccccgtacataccatattttcaccaccgcttccgggtatgtcttctgcgggactgggcgttcctaattgattgtcAGGCTTCCGGccgtcacatacagcgcgtcacgagttgccgaaagaagccggactgcgagtctgctctatacggcgcctgcgcaccgacattcggcttctttcggcaactcgtgaagcgcagtatgcgacggtcggaaacctgtcaatcaattcggaacgcctagtcccgcagaagacataccggaagtggcggtgaaaatacggtatgtacggggataaaatttaaaaaaacagccgattgtcattctgacaactcggctaaatgtaatgttaaatttttttttttttgggtgaacccccgctttaaaatgcattgtttattgtgaaaatgacagttgcagtttgggagtcaaccacaagggggcactgatggggttatgtgttccctgaagtgtgtttacaactgtaggggggtgtggctgtaggtgtgatgtcatcgattgtgtccccctgggTACTATtacaggacatacctgtacgtacatgtgcccagccgtgccattctgccgacgtatatgtgcaggaggcggtcctcaagtggttaatggtataGACAGGCCTCATTTACTAATCAGGAGGTGGCATTGggcagcacaatttttttttttttttttacaaataacttTAGCAAGCTATATCTTTTGAAGCACCTTTTCACTGAAAAAAAGCGTGCATGCATTTTATTGATATACTTGTTTTGGTTTGTGGCAGATTAATTGTGTGATCATGTTAATTTTACCAAACCGCTTGAATTGTGGGGCTTACTTTCCCATTTTGGTGTTTACTGTTGCAGATCTAGAATTCTGAAAACAGAAGAAAAGCTGATGGAATTGGCAAAGCAATTAGACAGGAATTTGGTTGAACATAAAGACCAGAATGATGACTTAATAGAAAAAGGTCTCAAAGCTGATAATGTTGGTAATGCTCAGGAGGATGAAGATAACGTGTCCATGGAGTACATCCCTGAAGAAGATGAAGTATCTCTAGCATTGAAATCTGTTAGCCAAAGCTCAGGAGTAGCAGCTGAAAAGAGCAGTCAGAAGCCTGTGGACCAGGAGGCTGAAGAAGAACTTAATGATTTGTTTGATTGTTCTACACAGAAATACAGCGGACGGTTAAGCCAAACTTTGTCACATGTTTCCACAAGCAGTATTCAAGAGTTGGTTTCTGATACAGGGAAAAATCAGGTACTGACAAAAAATACAGTTGCACCTGAAAGCAATAAAAGTTCAgatcttttttctttcatttcagAAGAAAATTCAGATATGCTGCAGTGTGAAAAAAATTCCAAGCAAGCTGTGTCTAGTGGAAAGGAGCCCGTCCAATCCTCAGATATGGCTCATTCAGTATCAAATAGCCAGGATGACTTTgaagatgaatggggagatgaCATTCTTGAAGACGATTCTTTTGTGATGCAGATTACTCAAAATCCTGAGTTAATTGCTACTCCAAAAAGTAACTTGTATTCAAAAACACCAAAAGGTGCCAATTCAGATACTGTAAGGGGGCAAGAAAGTGCTGGCTACGCAGCTAAGGTCATTACCTCTAATAAGCCAAATACTTTTAAATTTGTACCCCAAAAAGTAAACAACATTGAGGGGAGTAAAATGAAAACATCTGACTTAAAGAGAACTGAAACTTCAAATATGAGAACAGACAAAAGTACAAGAGACAAGACAATTACCAGCGCACATTCTCTAGGGTCATCGCAGGCCCAGGTTACAAAACAAAACGCCTCTGCCCTAAAATCTTCAACAAATCCTTCCTCTAACTTTGGAGTATCCAAAACGTACACCTTTTCATCAAAGCCCTTAAGCTCTAGAAAAGAAAAGGATGAACTAAGCAAAAAGGTTATCCAAGTTGTACAAAACACTCATGCTGGCTCTAAAAACAAGGAGTCTGGTTACTCTGATGAATGGGATGACCCTAAGTTTTCTGATGAGGTCTTGGATATGTTCTGTGAATCTGATAGTCTATGGGAAGAGAAGGACGACGACGATGATGACCTATTGTATCAGGTCTGCGATGATGTGGAAAAGTTAACTCAGGTTCAAGCATCTGAGGGAAATACTCAGTTCTCTAGTTCAAGTCATACGGTTTCCACCAAGAGCGTTGTCACAAATTATAAAGCTGAAGCCCATGTTACTACAAACTGTTCTTATGCTTCAAATAAATCCAGTGAGTACGCATTAAGTTCTAATACAATAACTGCCAAAAGTGTTTCTCCTGCATCTGTAAGTGGAAACTGTTTAACTACTTTCCAAAGGACAAACCAGGCTTCTGCGACATTCAGCAGGTCAAACTCTATGCCTTCTGTGGCGGACTCTAAAAATTATCATGAGCCTCACTCACAAAGTGTAAATAATCCACAGTCCACCACAACCAATGCAAAAACTTCCCAAGCACCTTCAAAGTACTCTTTTACAAGAACTAAGCCTTCTCAAGCACTGTCTGTCCACACAAATGAATTTCTCCCTGGAAATGAGAGCACTTCTAAAAGGCATCAAAATTATGTTGATGGTAATAACAGAAATCACTGTTTGCAGTCGCAAGTGCTTCCTAATCAACAGTTAAAACGGCATCTTTCAGAATCAACGATACAAACATCAAAAGGTATGGGAATTACTGTTAAGCGTTGTTCTCTGGCATTTAGGTGCTGCTGAAAAGTACAGGCACACCATCCAGTCCTGCTGCTAGCAGCCTGTTAAACCCTGAAAGGCTGACAGCTGTTGTGACTAGATGGTGCATTGAACAAtacttaatgtggttgtaaacccttacagaccactttgacctacaggtaagcctagaattaaggcttacctgtaggtccaagaaatatctccttaacctacacggttaaggagatattttcaagaaagacggcaccgatgtctacggcgcatgcgccgtatacaaCGGCACGCAGGCGCACTAAGCATGCCACTACTAACGGCATCATgacatcatcgctgctccggccagtcacagcgtcgGAGCAGCGATACCTGGAAGTCCCTCTGGTTATCATGGCGGTGACAGAGGTggtgtccgaggaccgctgcgTGGGCATCGTTTtcaggtaagtaatgcataatgaactagtatgctgtgcatactagctcattatgccttttgtcttgcagggttttttttttttttttgagagagggtttacttcctctttaagtgcttTAGTTTAATGCGATATGCGCCCAGGGCCAAATGCCCAGAATACAGACTGCTTGTATTCTGGGCATTCATCCCACTTGCTGCACTAAATGTAAGTACCACTCAGTGCCCCATCCAGCTGTAGCAAGTGTCAGCTTCTCATAGTTTGACAGGCAGCGGATAACAGGGCTTGTACATTCCACCCACTCCTAAATACTGGCGATTCATGCATCGGGGGCTACACGTCCAGTTTGCATAAGGCCTTAGTACAGTTCTTTGAAGACCCATATGAAGTCCAAGCTGCAGAATTATTCTGGCGCATACCCCGCTTGTATTGTTACCGTCATTGCTACTGTGTAGTTAAGATACAGAACTGGTCAGATTTAAATCCATCtatggcatgggtgctcaacctgtggctctccagctgttgcaaaactacaattcccataatgcctcagcctttgggagacatgcttgtacctgtcagcggcttgcaatgcctcatgggaattgtagttccgcaacagctggagagccacaggttgagcacccatgatctatGGGCATGAATTCTGTAGTGACGTGATCATATTCAGGCATAATTGGGGCATAGCAGAATTCGCCTGGAAACGTAATGTCACCTTATATGATAGACTTGGTGTTATCCcctgatatttatttattctctaaTTATAATGCTGGGGACTGGTCATGTGACTATACCAGAGAGATCATCCCAATCAGAAAGTGGAAAGTAAGAGTTTCAATGTGTGAAATTAAAAAGAAATGGCACTAGGTAAGACTTTGCATTGATGATTGTTGAAAGGTTTGCAAAGTACTGCTGAcaaaagagtggggggggggggcacttcagAACGTAGTTTGTTGGCTGTCTGATCAGACACTTTAGTTTTTGGGAAACATTGACATTTCAATCTGAGTTTACagtgactgtaaaaaaaataatagatataAAGTGCAGCCAGCTAGGCACACTTTCAGCAGCTGTCGTTCTCTTTGCTAAAACTGAATACTAACCATCCAGCACTTCCTGGCAGTGACTGTCTAACTGCCTATGCCCATCTCACACTTGGCTATCAGACAATCTGGCAACCTGTCATTATAACGGGCCAGTAAGAATGTGGGGAAATGAGAGGGAACAGTTAGAGTGAGAACTGCTGTAGGTACTCCTAGATGAGTTCACTTTATATCTgtagtgcatccagaaagtattcacaccgcttcactttttccacattttgttgccttattccaaaatggattaaattcattattttccacaAAGttatacaaacaataccccataatgacaatgtgaaagaagtttgtttgaaatccttgcaaatttattacataagtattcacagcctttgctcaatactttgttgtacCTTTGGCACAAATTGCAGCCTCAGGTCTTTTTGAGagtgatgctacaagcttggcacacctatatttggtcagtttctcccattcttctttgcaggacctgtcaagctccatcaggttggatggggatcgTCGGTGCACAACCATTTTCGGATCTCTTCAGAGATGttcaattcgagattttcctagcttgtgacggaaaatattgattatatgaagacaggaggcgagtatcttatgcattaatccttctttattaatgctcacagcagaagtgtaaaacctttaacgaatgtaataaaagaaaaaactggtagaaccacacctcccagcagtcccatggcctaaaccactcccattctagtctctataaatggactgctcccactagaatcttcctctttctttgcgTGAGTACGAGGTGTCGTTTCCTAATCTCCGATTACCGACTCTTCGGCCAGCCGGCCCACGATTTGTAACCGAAGACTTTCAAAGGAGGAAGGTCGTAGGCCCCGACTGTGTCGACCCACCGCACTTGTTGATTGAACCGAACAGGGGAACATCACCCTAACCATAGGTCAACCGAACGAACGAATCCAGGTAAACGAAAAATCAGTAGCCTG
The sequence above is drawn from the Rana temporaria chromosome 4, aRanTem1.1, whole genome shotgun sequence genome and encodes:
- the ETAA1 gene encoding ewing's tumor-associated antigen 1 isoform X2; this translates as MRFLKISDFEKEKKTTDSDAAYFGVWIGDDAIPCTPVVTRTRTKLNRSRILKTEEKLMELAKQLDRNLVEHKDQNDDLIEKGLKADNVGNAQEDEDNVSMEYIPEEDEVSLALKSVSQSSGVAAEKSSQKPVDQEAEEELNDLFDCSTQKYSGRLSQTLSHVSTSSIQELVSDTGKNQVLTKNTVAPESNKSSDLFSFISEENSDMLQCEKNSKQAVSSGKEPVQSSDMAHSVSNSQDDFEDEWGDDILEDDSFVMQITQNPELIATPKSNLYSKTPKGANSDTVRGQESAGYAAKVITSNKPNTFKFVPQKVNNIEGSKMKTSDLKRTETSNMRTDKSTRDKTITSAHSLGSSQAQVTKQNASALKSSTNPSSNFGVSKTYTFSSKPLSSRKEKDELSKKVIQVVQNTHAGSKNKESGYSDEWDDPKFSDEVLDMFCESDSLWEEKDDDDDDLLYQVCDDVEKLTQVQASEGNTQFSSSSHTVSTKSVVTNYKAEAHVTTNCSYASNKSSEYALSSNTITAKSVSPASVSGNCLTTFQRTNQASATFSRSNSMPSVADSKNYHEPHSQSVNNPQSTTTNAKTSQAPSKYSFTRTKPSQALSVHTNEFLPGNESTSKRHQNYVDGNNRNHCLQSQVLPNQQLKRHLSESTIQTSKVFVSEDRSKKCSMEEIERKKREALARRKNKERVCSNDNAPT
- the ETAA1 gene encoding ewing's tumor-associated antigen 1 isoform X1 translates to MASRRRQVAEKARRTCDEEEERKEPGSGGGRSKRLSRARKAAAASLSSPVASTPVTSRREKEEEENCTNKRTPQLLSKCKAWDFNSPSRDAEQHQEIFWDPNSPTCFKLDNGKKKTASKCTVEISDIVNRIAPKEKKTTDSDAAYFGVWIGDDAIPCTPVVTRTRTKLNRSRILKTEEKLMELAKQLDRNLVEHKDQNDDLIEKGLKADNVGNAQEDEDNVSMEYIPEEDEVSLALKSVSQSSGVAAEKSSQKPVDQEAEEELNDLFDCSTQKYSGRLSQTLSHVSTSSIQELVSDTGKNQVLTKNTVAPESNKSSDLFSFISEENSDMLQCEKNSKQAVSSGKEPVQSSDMAHSVSNSQDDFEDEWGDDILEDDSFVMQITQNPELIATPKSNLYSKTPKGANSDTVRGQESAGYAAKVITSNKPNTFKFVPQKVNNIEGSKMKTSDLKRTETSNMRTDKSTRDKTITSAHSLGSSQAQVTKQNASALKSSTNPSSNFGVSKTYTFSSKPLSSRKEKDELSKKVIQVVQNTHAGSKNKESGYSDEWDDPKFSDEVLDMFCESDSLWEEKDDDDDDLLYQVCDDVEKLTQVQASEGNTQFSSSSHTVSTKSVVTNYKAEAHVTTNCSYASNKSSEYALSSNTITAKSVSPASVSGNCLTTFQRTNQASATFSRSNSMPSVADSKNYHEPHSQSVNNPQSTTTNAKTSQAPSKYSFTRTKPSQALSVHTNEFLPGNESTSKRHQNYVDGNNRNHCLQSQVLPNQQLKRHLSESTIQTSKVFVSEDRSKKCSMEEIERKKREALARRKNKERVCSNDNAPT